One Halostella limicola genomic window carries:
- a CDS encoding serine hydrolase domain-containing protein produces MSASDTESADAIRRLFDRHLEAGLHHGGQLAVYSDGELVVDAAGGETGPDGGETTAEQRHLLFSCTKPFAGVCLHQLIEDGDLDYDDPVVEHWPEFADDGTAKAGITVRQVLSHQSGLNESAFDDRPDLWGDLDAAAAAMEDAEPPLDPGTPAYQTLTYGWLVGELVRRVSGTPIDEYAEENLFGPLGMDRTSIGADDPEEIATLVGFDEFDRCRDPGEGLEDMTEKEAAAAFNEPGVQRAAVPAATGVGTARDMARFYACMANGGELDGTRVLGPETVDAMTTLQAETEDDGTLSRPARYGLGVWIGGGVTDSFGTVSSASTFGHLGLGSIAGWGDLDSDLGFAYVTNGVREESFEHWARVNTMTDAVKQLFG; encoded by the coding sequence ATGTCAGCATCCGACACGGAATCGGCGGACGCGATCCGGCGGCTCTTCGACCGGCACCTCGAAGCAGGCCTGCACCACGGCGGACAGCTCGCGGTGTACAGCGACGGCGAACTCGTCGTCGACGCGGCCGGCGGCGAGACCGGTCCCGACGGCGGCGAGACGACGGCGGAGCAGCGCCACCTCCTGTTCTCCTGCACCAAGCCGTTCGCCGGCGTCTGCCTCCACCAGCTCATCGAGGACGGCGACCTCGACTACGACGACCCGGTCGTCGAGCACTGGCCGGAGTTCGCCGACGACGGGACGGCGAAGGCCGGGATCACCGTCCGGCAGGTGCTCAGCCACCAGTCGGGGCTCAACGAGAGCGCGTTCGACGACCGGCCGGACCTGTGGGGGGACTTGGACGCCGCGGCCGCGGCAATGGAGGACGCCGAACCGCCGCTCGATCCCGGCACGCCGGCGTACCAGACGCTTACCTACGGCTGGCTGGTCGGCGAACTCGTCCGCCGGGTCTCCGGGACGCCCATCGACGAGTACGCCGAGGAGAATCTGTTCGGCCCGCTCGGGATGGACCGCACGTCCATCGGCGCGGACGACCCCGAGGAGATCGCGACGCTCGTCGGCTTCGACGAGTTCGACCGCTGTCGCGACCCCGGCGAGGGCCTCGAAGACATGACGGAGAAGGAGGCCGCGGCGGCGTTCAACGAACCGGGCGTGCAGCGGGCCGCCGTCCCCGCCGCGACCGGCGTCGGCACCGCCCGCGACATGGCGCGGTTCTACGCCTGCATGGCCAACGGCGGCGAACTCGACGGGACGCGGGTGTTGGGGCCGGAGACCGTCGACGCGATGACGACGCTTCAGGCCGAGACCGAGGACGACGGCACGCTGTCGCGGCCGGCCCGCTACGGCCTCGGCGTCTGGATCGGCGGCGGCGTCACCGACTCCTTCGGCACGGTGAGTTCCGCGTCGACGTTCGGCCACCTCGGCCTCGGCAGCATCGCGGGCTGGGGCGACCTCGACTCGGATCTGGGATTCGCCTACGTCACCAACGGCGTCCGCGAGGAGTCGTTCGAGCACTGGGCGCGCGTGAACACGATGACCGACGCCGTGAAGCAGCTATTCGGCTGA
- a CDS encoding type B DNA-directed DNA polymerase, with amino-acid sequence MFALDFRDDGVDVWSRTADGVEVERDDEYAPTLYLEADDWASVAANRDRVEAHPDVVSTAREEWRPGFREEPTDVLRIDATDVDAVRPLARQFRRWERAGTYRLFDVDLSPGFRYCLETGTDPTPESPLRTLSIEVPPAELAGDEPRITECTVGPGDAGGVGSSAATSAVTEAETITGDPATVAAAVGERVAAADPDVLVVSTARIVPVLFETAREAGIDFQLGRRPGYRKRAGASTYESYGQVGHSPARYGVPGRAIIDRENTFFYRETNLSGCLDLVGRSGKPLQELAWASIGNVLTAIQIREAKSRGVLVPWRSWRAEFFKSMRQLGAADRGGYTLSPRAGLHEDVRELDFSSLYPNIIVTRNVSPETVRCDCHLDRADVPELGYSICDERGYLPDVLEELVVARDGIKRTLRETDDPERRAALSGRSSALKWILVACFGYQGFSNAKFGRIECHEAINAFAREILLDAKETLEAGGWEVVHGIVDSLWVTPREGVDQRPLDDLAREISEDAGIRLEYEAAHDWVAFVPRRDSNAGALTKYFGKRASRGDGATEAADGAGDAFKYRGIECRQRSTPEWVADVQRDLIAALDEYREPEPVCGVLAQFLQRLDAGRVDPARLAVTNRVSKEPGEYAHYTRSTAALDRADDAGIDVEPGQSVDYVVVDDERDTRARVALAAEEPDGYDADYYRDRTLRAAESVLSPLGWDRERIAAYLADREDAAVTAYGDRSAE; translated from the coding sequence ATGTTCGCGCTCGACTTCCGGGACGACGGCGTCGACGTCTGGTCGCGGACGGCCGACGGCGTCGAGGTAGAGCGCGACGACGAGTACGCGCCGACGCTCTATCTGGAAGCCGACGACTGGGCGTCGGTCGCCGCGAACCGTGACCGCGTGGAAGCACACCCCGACGTCGTCTCGACGGCCCGCGAGGAGTGGCGGCCGGGGTTCCGCGAGGAGCCGACCGACGTGCTCAGGATCGACGCGACCGACGTCGACGCGGTCCGCCCGCTGGCCCGCCAGTTCCGGCGCTGGGAGCGCGCCGGGACGTACCGGCTGTTCGACGTGGACCTCTCGCCGGGGTTTCGTTACTGCCTGGAGACGGGGACGGACCCGACGCCGGAGAGCCCGCTCCGGACGCTGTCGATCGAGGTGCCGCCAGCGGAACTCGCCGGCGACGAACCCCGGATCACGGAGTGTACGGTCGGACCGGGTGACGCCGGCGGCGTCGGGAGCAGCGCGGCGACCAGTGCGGTGACCGAGGCGGAGACGATCACCGGCGACCCGGCGACCGTCGCGGCGGCGGTCGGCGAGCGCGTCGCCGCGGCGGACCCGGACGTGCTCGTCGTGAGCACCGCCCGGATCGTTCCGGTCCTGTTCGAGACGGCGCGCGAGGCGGGGATCGACTTCCAGTTGGGTCGCCGACCGGGCTACCGGAAACGGGCCGGCGCGTCGACCTACGAGAGCTACGGGCAGGTGGGGCACTCGCCAGCGCGGTACGGCGTCCCCGGCAGGGCGATAATCGACCGCGAGAACACCTTCTTCTACCGCGAGACGAACCTGTCGGGCTGTCTCGACCTCGTCGGTCGGTCGGGGAAGCCGCTGCAGGAACTGGCGTGGGCCTCCATCGGCAACGTGCTCACGGCGATCCAGATCCGCGAGGCCAAGTCCCGCGGCGTGCTCGTCCCGTGGCGGTCGTGGCGCGCGGAGTTCTTCAAGTCGATGCGCCAGCTGGGGGCGGCGGACCGCGGCGGCTACACGCTCTCGCCGCGGGCCGGCCTCCACGAGGACGTCCGCGAACTCGACTTCTCGTCGCTGTATCCCAACATTATCGTCACGCGCAACGTCAGCCCCGAGACGGTGCGGTGCGACTGCCATCTCGACCGCGCGGACGTGCCGGAACTGGGGTACAGCATCTGCGACGAGCGGGGGTACCTCCCGGACGTGCTGGAGGAACTGGTGGTGGCGCGCGACGGCATCAAGCGGACGCTCCGCGAGACGGACGACCCCGAGCGCCGCGCGGCGCTCTCCGGCCGGTCGTCGGCGCTGAAGTGGATCCTCGTCGCCTGCTTCGGCTATCAGGGGTTCAGCAACGCGAAGTTCGGCCGGATCGAGTGCCACGAGGCGATCAACGCCTTCGCCCGCGAGATCCTGCTCGACGCGAAAGAGACCCTCGAAGCGGGCGGCTGGGAGGTCGTCCACGGCATCGTCGACAGCCTCTGGGTGACGCCGCGGGAGGGCGTCGATCAGCGGCCGCTCGACGATCTCGCGCGGGAGATAAGCGAGGACGCCGGTATCCGACTGGAGTACGAGGCGGCGCACGACTGGGTGGCGTTCGTCCCGCGGCGGGACTCGAACGCCGGCGCGCTCACGAAGTACTTCGGGAAGCGGGCGAGCAGGGGCGACGGGGCGACGGAAGCAGCGGACGGAGCGGGAGACGCCTTCAAGTACCGCGGGATCGAGTGCCGCCAGCGCTCGACGCCCGAGTGGGTCGCCGACGTGCAGCGCGACCTGATCGCGGCGCTGGACGAATACCGCGAGCCGGAACCCGTCTGCGGCGTCCTCGCGCAGTTCCTCCAGCGCCTCGACGCGGGCCGCGTCGACCCCGCGCGCCTCGCCGTCACGAACCGCGTCTCGAAGGAACCGGGGGAGTACGCGCACTACACCCGGTCGACGGCGGCGCTCGACCGCGCGGACGACGCCGGCATCGACGTCGAGCCGGGCCAGTCCGTCGACTACGTCGTCGTGGACGACGAGAGAGACACCAGGGCACGGGTCGCGCTCGCTGCGGAGGAGCCGGACGGCTACGACGCCGACTACTACCGCGACCGGACCCTCCGCGCCGCCGAGAGCGTCCTCTCGCCGCTGGGGTGGGACCGCGAGCGGATCGCCGCGTACCTCGCGGACCGGGAGGACGCCGCCGTGACGGCCTACGGCGATCGATCAGCCGAATAG
- a CDS encoding PLP-dependent aminotransferase family protein: MVRTPPPDGRDLTATRDDRLDVPELPTLDPGITLLETDERATGPLQALALDHLLLEGGDALWVDSHGHAQSQLLARLAPGRRVLDRVRVARGFTPTQHATLVERLPDRIAPETSLLVLPAMDGQYRGDELPTEDARGLFLRSLATVAGVARERDLPVLVTRRRDDEFAAPLSSAADATLACERTEFGPRFRSDEFETLVYPGGPDGTAQTTLAYWTRILRARTPVHGATAETDELRRGATASPADAGGR; this comes from the coding sequence ATGGTTCGAACGCCACCGCCCGACGGTCGCGACCTGACGGCGACCCGCGACGACCGACTCGACGTGCCGGAGCTACCGACGCTCGACCCGGGGATCACGCTGCTCGAAACCGACGAGCGGGCGACCGGCCCGCTGCAGGCGCTCGCGCTCGACCACCTCCTACTGGAGGGCGGCGACGCGCTGTGGGTCGACAGCCACGGCCACGCGCAGTCCCAGTTGCTCGCCCGCCTCGCGCCGGGGCGGCGCGTCCTCGACCGCGTGCGGGTCGCTCGGGGGTTCACGCCCACCCAGCACGCGACGCTCGTCGAGCGCCTGCCCGATCGGATCGCGCCGGAGACGTCGCTGCTCGTCCTGCCGGCGATGGACGGCCAGTACCGCGGCGACGAGCTACCGACCGAGGACGCCCGCGGGCTGTTCCTGCGGAGCCTCGCGACGGTCGCCGGCGTCGCCCGCGAGCGCGACCTGCCAGTGCTGGTCACGCGGCGTCGGGACGACGAGTTCGCCGCGCCCCTGTCGAGCGCGGCCGACGCGACGCTCGCCTGCGAGCGGACCGAGTTCGGCCCGCGCTTTCGCTCCGACGAGTTCGAGACGCTCGTCTATCCCGGCGGCCCGGACGGCACCGCGCAGACGACGCTCGCGTACTGGACGCGGATCCTGCGGGCGCGGACCCCGGTCCACGGCGCGACGGCGGAGACCGACGAGCTGCGCCGCGGGGCGACGGCGTCGCCCGCGGACGCGGGGGGGCGGTGA
- a CDS encoding Cdc6/Cdc18 family protein: MIRDARVLRTDFVPREVEHRDHEVTHLSGVLRPLTDGEPADTVLVTGPTGTGKTCVTRFVGERLREETLDVEFQYVNCWRHYTFFRCAYAVLDGMNQTMDVHRQSTPRDELLARLEEYDGPPRVLVLDEVDQLEDLSLLYDLHSMPRFAPVLIANREAELFGQIGERMTSRLRGSERIRFEKYTLDQLAAILEARARSGLAEDAVDTPELERIADAAAGDARVGISVLRSAARRADREGRDRITADVVEAAIPDAREAVHRANLENLTRHQKILYDVVEDAEAIEPGDLYDRYRKRVEDAKSERTLRNYMRKMAHYDLIEIEGTSSDRVYRTVE; this comes from the coding sequence ATGATCCGCGACGCTCGGGTCCTCCGGACCGACTTCGTCCCGCGGGAGGTCGAGCACCGCGACCACGAGGTGACCCACCTCTCCGGCGTGCTCCGGCCGCTCACCGACGGGGAGCCGGCGGACACCGTACTCGTGACCGGGCCGACGGGGACGGGCAAGACCTGCGTGACGCGGTTCGTCGGCGAGCGCCTGCGCGAGGAGACCCTCGACGTCGAGTTCCAGTACGTCAACTGCTGGCGGCACTACACCTTCTTCCGCTGCGCCTACGCGGTCCTCGACGGGATGAACCAGACGATGGACGTCCACCGGCAGTCGACGCCGCGGGACGAGCTGCTGGCGCGGTTAGAGGAGTACGACGGGCCGCCGCGCGTGCTCGTCCTCGACGAGGTCGACCAGCTGGAGGACCTGAGCCTGCTGTACGACCTCCACTCGATGCCGCGGTTCGCCCCGGTGCTGATCGCCAACCGCGAGGCGGAGCTGTTCGGCCAGATCGGCGAGCGCATGACCAGCCGCCTCCGCGGCAGCGAGCGGATCCGCTTCGAGAAGTACACGCTGGACCAGCTCGCCGCCATCCTGGAGGCCCGCGCCCGGTCGGGACTGGCCGAGGACGCCGTCGACACGCCCGAACTCGAACGCATCGCCGACGCGGCCGCCGGCGACGCACGCGTCGGGATCAGCGTCCTGCGCAGCGCCGCCCGGCGCGCCGACCGCGAGGGCCGCGACCGGATCACCGCCGACGTTGTCGAGGCGGCCATCCCGGACGCCCGCGAAGCGGTCCATCGGGCGAACCTGGAGAACCTCACCCGCCACCAGAAGATCCTGTACGACGTGGTCGAGGACGCCGAGGCGATCGAACCCGGCGACCTGTACGACCGATACCGCAAGCGGGTCGAGGACGCGAAGTCCGAGCGGACGCTCCGGAACTACATGCGGAAGATGGCGCACTACGACCTGATCGAGATCGAGGGGACCAGCAGCGACCGGGTGTACCGGACCGTCGAGTGA
- a CDS encoding oxidoreductase: MSEWDASSMPDLSGKTVVVTGANSGIGLEATRAFARKGAHVVMACRDVGRGESAKATVREDAPAASLTVRELDLADLDSVRTFAEAVADEERALDVLCNNAGVMAIPRRETEDGFERQFGVNHLGHFALTGLLLPTLRETPGETRVVTQSSGVHERGRIDFDDLHGEASYDEWDAYAQSKLANVLFAYELDRRLDAAGADVRSVACHPGWAATNLQRRGPEMAGSRLRLRLMEVANRVFAQSAAGGALPLLYAATAPAVEGGDYVGPGGLLNMRGPPETQRSSDRSYDGSVGRRLWAVSEAETGVAYSLPDPA; encoded by the coding sequence ATGAGCGAATGGGACGCCTCGTCGATGCCGGACCTGTCCGGGAAAACGGTCGTCGTCACCGGCGCGAACAGCGGGATCGGTCTGGAAGCGACGCGGGCGTTCGCGCGGAAGGGGGCACACGTCGTGATGGCGTGTCGCGACGTCGGCCGCGGCGAGTCGGCGAAGGCGACCGTCCGCGAGGACGCCCCGGCCGCGTCGCTGACGGTGCGTGAACTCGACCTCGCGGACCTCGACTCGGTGCGGACGTTCGCCGAGGCGGTCGCGGACGAGGAGCGGGCGCTGGACGTGCTCTGTAACAACGCCGGCGTGATGGCGATCCCCCGCCGGGAGACGGAAGACGGCTTCGAGCGGCAGTTCGGCGTCAACCACCTCGGGCACTTCGCGCTGACGGGCCTGCTCCTTCCCACTCTCCGCGAGACGCCCGGGGAGACGCGGGTCGTCACCCAGAGCAGCGGCGTCCACGAGCGCGGCCGGATCGACTTCGACGACCTCCACGGCGAGGCGTCCTACGACGAGTGGGACGCCTACGCACAGAGCAAGCTCGCGAACGTGCTGTTCGCCTACGAACTCGACCGTCGGCTCGACGCGGCGGGGGCGGACGTCCGCAGCGTCGCCTGCCACCCGGGGTGGGCCGCCACGAACCTCCAGCGGCGCGGCCCGGAGATGGCGGGGTCGCGGCTCCGCCTGCGGCTGATGGAGGTCGCCAACCGGGTCTTCGCCCAGTCGGCGGCCGGCGGCGCGCTCCCGCTGCTGTACGCCGCCACCGCGCCGGCCGTCGAGGGCGGCGACTACGTCGGCCCGGGCGGCCTGCTGAACATGCGCGGCCCGCCCGAGACGCAGCGCTCCAGCGACCGGTCGTACGACGGGTCGGTCGGCCGCCGCCTGTGGGCGGTCTCCGAGGCGGAGACGGGCGTCGCGTATTCCCTCCCCGACCCGGCGTGA